ACATAGCAAAGAGCAGCGCGTCCAAATAACATGTTACACCCTCCCGGTTTTCTGCTCCAAGGAGCTTCGTGCTTGGAGAATATCCTTTGATTATTCCTTCAATCGAGTCCTCAATAAGCAGGAGGAACTCAAACGCTTTCTCAACATCACCCTGTGTATGTTGCAGTGCATAGGTAAGGTGTTTTTCATTTAACTCTGTGATGCCAAGGTTCGAGACTCGTCGCTCTAAAGTCTTGATCTGGTTTGTGTAAGTGGGCGCTGAGCAGTAAATTGGTGTATGCTGCTGTACACACCTTCTTCTGTTGATCACTGGAGTTGCCATTTCCCGCGTGTGTATCGTCTGAGGTGAAGAAACCACGAAGTCGAGGGTGAGAGGAGTTTGACGACTGTAGGAAGGTGGTCAGAATGAACAAGGCACATCTTCCCAATTTCGTGGCCACTATACCTCATCCTTGTTGTGTTTTGTATGTTTGCCATTTCGTTCGCGTTTGGTCAAAAATCTGTGGATTCCGCTCATCTTCAAGGAGTGCTGAGTTCAACGATGAACGAGTGGAGGGGTATGAGACTGCGGAGGCCAGGAATCGACATGGGGAAAGTTGTATGTTGTCAACCTTGGACAGGCCACTGGATTCTCGTCAAGTACGGAGCAAATGCCTCATTCGAAAATGAGTATATCAGGTGAGGGGCTCTTGTGATAAATTGCGCAGAGAGTTGGCAAAGAACTTCCGTATGGTAGGCACCAGCTGAGCGAGCCAAGTGACATCACAGAGCAGGCAAGTAAAGACAGTAAGTAGGTGATGGAGCTGAAACAGCACAAGGGTCTATGAAATGACGATGATAGACATAGATCTGATCGATCAGTGCGCAGTGCGTGCCCCACTGGAACCCAATCTGTTTGGCGTCTCCCAGATTGCCTCACTAAATTAATGGTTTGATTGGGATGGCGGGGATGCCTTTCTCGGCCAGATGCGGAGCTTCTCGCGATACGGGCCGATTCTCTGCCTGAATTTTATGCCTGAATTTTATGCCGATGATTTCAGGCCCAAATGTTGTCTCACGTGATACCTCCGAAATCCTGCGTCTTGTCCGCGAAACATTTTTTGACCGTCAGGCCTCGACGAGttcgcagcaacaaccattTCCCGTGGATTCCAATGGCTGCGAGTGAGCCGTCAAGATACCTGGCAAGGTCATTGCCGCGGGCTATTGTCCCTTCTGCCCGCGCGCAGGGCCTCTGTTTACGGCGCCATGCCTCAGACCAGGCGTCCCCCAAGTCGTCCTCCGCTCTCAGTGAGCTAGAGTCGGACGGTCTTCTGAAGGGCACAGTTGCACCAGAAGACGTTGCGAAGTCATTCGACCCCGTTGCACGGGCCAGAGCACGAAAATCCCAGCTTCCACGGAGTCGGTAAGTCGCTCCCTGCGCGACCTGCAATTTACCCCCAACGCTTTCGATCCGAGTTGAAACAACGTCTTAtactcatcatcatccacatGTAGATATCAATTCAGATCGCCAAAGTACGATCGCGGTCCATTGCACCCTCACAgacctcctcccccttccgATCCCTCTTCTCGACTCTTCGTGCCGGGCCCCTTCTCTCTTACGAGAGTCGAACAGACCCACGAATCAACCATCGCCTCCGACATCCTCACCCTTTGCTATGTTCACAACCCACCGGGATTCCAGCCTCCACCCAAGGCACCTCGGCTTCGTTCATGGGATGACAGCTCACCCTACCACAAGAATCGAACTCTCCGCGGGCCTCGTGGCGGCGACGTACTCCGACTCCTTCGCAAGCCAATCACCTTCAACAACGTTCCCAAGCTCGAGCGGATCACAATCCACACGTACGTCAAGGAGGCCGCAAAGGAGCACTCTGGATGGCTTCACGTAGCTGGTATGGCGCTACAAGCTATCTCAAATGTTAAGGTGCAGACATACAAGTCTAGGACCAGTCTTGCCAAGTGGTACATTTCTCCCGGTAGAGATTCCGTGGCCGCTAAGGCGGAACTGCACGGAGAGACCATGGAGCACTTCTTTGGAAAACTGGTTGACATCCTGATGCCCCGCCTCAAAGATTGGCCGGGTGTGAAGGGCACCAGCGGTGATAGCAGTGGAAACATCACGTTCGGTCTGGAACCGGAGCAGGTCGCTCTATTCCCGGAGATCGAGGTCAACTACGACATGTACGTCTTTTACCCCCTTTTCGATGGTCAACACATACCCTTTTCCCTGTAGTATAGTGGACTAACCCCCTCAATTCGTGAATAGGTACCCGCCCAAGATGATTCCTGGTTGCCACATTACCTTCCACACATCCGCCAAGACAGACAAGGATGCTCGTCTGCTCCTCAGTGCCATGGGTGTCCCATTTTACGGAAAGCTCGTCGACTAAATTGGCTCTTATTGACGATGCCCTACCGTGCATCTTATATACCAGCCATCTTTTCCGCTTCCTTATTTTTGGACGGGCATGTAACGCATACGGTGTGATATCGCCTTTTGAGGACATGTATATTATTCTCTGTTTTAGTACTCCCATTGCACAGGCATTTCTTCCTGTCTCGAGTGCACATTCCTAGATCTTGTTAATTTTGCGCGAATAAACCATCATACACTTGATATACAATCCGTAAAGGGGCACGTGCAGTCTATACTGAAGAATTTTGTGAATAACAAAGACCTACGGAACACCATGGGGCAATCAATCAGTACGATGTGAACCTAACTCGCACTGTTAACAAGGTCAACAAAACCCTGGGATATATATGGTCCAATTCTAAAAACGCCAGCGTTCACAGCAAACTGACGGTCAAATGTTcattcaaaaaaaaaaagaggaatAAAACAGGTATAATCCCTAATTGTTATGGCTACTCCGATTCTCCAAAACTCAAGTGCTAAGAAAAGACCCTTTCTTTCGTCCAAATCATAAAGCTTAGTTTAGTTGCGTAGCAAGGAAAGGAGACTTGAGCAATTCATCTGCGTCAGGTCTCTGCTCGTGATCAAGTTGGAAAGTCATGTCCAAGAAGCCAACGGCGTCCTTGCTGGCGCTTTCGGGGGCAGGCGGCCGGGCCTTGTTACTTCCAATTGCAAAGATGGCTTGAAGCTGGCTGCAATCTGGGAACGGATGCGATCCGATGAACATCTCAATCACAAGACatcccaaactccaaatGTCAGCCTTCTTTGTATGGGCCGTCTGACGGACAACCTCGGGCGCCATCCAATAAACACTGCCCTGCATCGAGGGCCGATGAATATGGCCTCCACCATTACTCGCTCGAGTTCCAAGTACAGTTGACGCTTCGACTCGTTTGGAAATACCAAAATCAGATATTTTGATGCCACCTTTGTTATCAACGAGAACATTGGCACCCTTGATGTCACGGTGGATGATGTCCTTGCTATGGAGATAGGACAGGCCCGCAAGGATTTGCCGCACGAAATTCTTTATCAAAGGTTCTTGGAAAGTGTTGTACTGCTTGAGCATTGTCGCAATGGAACCACCGGGAACATACTCCAAGAAAATATTCAGGTATTGGTCGTCGGCGGTAGTTCCCAGGTATTGGACAATATTTGGGTGATGGAGACCCTGGAGAAGATCAATTTCATGCTTAAGTGCGTCGACCATGTTGTTCTTTCGCTTGTCAAATTCGGTGCCCTTGGTTGCCGACGGGATCTCAACTTGCTTGACAGCCATGAGCTCACCAGTAATTGAGTGGAGCGCAAGGAATACACTTCCAAATGAACCCTCGCCGATCAGTGAGCCCTTCATCCAGTTGACGAAATTGTTCCCAGCCAAGAATTCGGTCAAcccatcgtcttcttcttctccatcttcggcCATGAGGACACTCAGACGTTCATTGAATGAGCCTCCATCTGTTGCGGCAACACTAGCGGTCTCATCGAGTAGGCTGTTACGTGATGTATTTTGGTCATCAGAACCACTATCAAACGACACGTATGACTTGCGGTTCGGCTCAATGGGTGACTCCTCCTGGAGCGGGTGGAGAGAACTGGAGGCGATCGAGTCTCTATACGAGGTCGAAGGGAGGCCAGATTTTGCTGAAGTAACGGAGAGGGGTCGTGCGGCTCGAGTGGGCGGCGCACCGTTATTCAGCCAAGTATCAGCAATGCTAGGGATGGGCGGTGCATCTCTCAAGCTGGACGCATAACTTGTATTGCTGACGACACTTAGCCGGCTGGCCGCTCTACTCAGGCGTTGCGACCTGCGAACGGACATGCGCATCGTCTTCTCAATATCTTCCCTCTGGTGACCCGGGAAGTAGGACGAAATTTCGTGAATAATCATCTCGCTAGGCGGCCGAGCACCGAAGAATGATCGCAGCTTGGAAACTCGCTCATTGACTTGACCAGGTCGAATATCGTGATCACTGGGTGTCGTATTGTGGCGAGAGGAAACAGGTGACATGGGTTGTCTAATATTATGCCAAGATTCCCCTGTTAATTGTTGTATCTTCATTTGGTTTCGCACGTTCGAGCTGCTTAGCGCGTTCATATGCGCCACTTGGCTCTCGTCCAGCGCTAGCTGCGATGCCCGATGAATCTCATCAGCATCTGGTTCTCCAGCATGGATTTTCCGGAGAATGAGTCGGCCCCTTTCTGATCTATGGTAGTTTTCGCATATTTCCATCAGCTCACTGTCAGATAGTCTCCGACTGTTTGAAGGGTTTGGCTCTAGGCCGTCAAGCACATAGAAACAGTAGTTGCGGTACTGGTGTTCAGGAAGCTGTAATTTCTTCAGAACACAGAGAATAATCTCGTCAGGCGTTTTGCAATGCTTGATGTCCAAGACTTTCGTTTGACCACCGGTATAAATCACTCTAATCACGGGAGCGTTACTGAGCAACGAGCCCATTGTCATACCGTCGAGACTGGGATTCTGTCGATGTGTTCCGTTTCGATCAGACGGGGTTGAGGGATTGCGTCCTGAACCCGAGCCGCTGGAGAAATAGTCTTTTCGCCCAGAATCCATGGGACTGGCCACATAGCGATACGGTCGTAGAGGAGACCCTGGGCGGGAAGAAGTTCTTCCATATTCAGCGTCACCGGCTCGCCGGCTACTCAAGGCTTGCTGACGTGCGTTGAACGAGCGAGCAGCGTCAAAAGCTGTCTGGTTGGCCGCTTCCAAAGCCGCTAATTGTCTCTGTAGGACGTGAGTAGGAGAAAACAAGTAGACATATGTATTGACATACCAAGTTCTTTTGTTTTCGGTTTACTACCGACTTGTTCCTGAGCTGTTTTATAGCAACGAAGATGCGCACCCGATCGCCAATCTTCTTGATGCCCATTTCTTGCAAAATCCTCTGGTCGCATTCGATTAAATTGTTGCCATTAAAGTTATTCGCTGAAGACAGTTAGTATTTGCCTACATCACTGACCACTCCGCAAGGGATCTTCAAGTACCTTTAAATAACGGTTCATATTGTTGGCAGTTGATGGTATGAAGCCACGCGATGACTTGTTTCTCGTCCCAGGACCTACACGAGTCAGCCCTGGACCTTATTTGCTATACGGGCTGTGGTATGGGGAATAACACACCTCACAGCATCGAGCCCATCGTCAACTTCGGAGAACTCCGACTTTGTTGGACTGGTGTAAAGAGTAGCTGACTGGGGTTCCAAAAATGTGGAGGGCTTCTGTGACGCGGTATGATAAGATGCTGTCGGGGTCTGCGACGTTGGCAACCCCATGTTGCCCGTATATGTCTTCGATGCCAGCATTGTGGGGAATAATGTTGGCGTGTGTCGCGAGAAGGGTCTTTCCGATCACGGTTTCAAGCGAATGGCTCTCTGCGAAGAGGTTTCGATTGAATTGGCAGAAAGGAGGGCGTTTCCCGGCAGGCTTCGATGGTCGCTAATGCATAATAAAGAGTACCTGGAGGCGCAGGGACAAATTGTTAGCCTTGCTGGTAGAACAAAGAGGAGATTGGGTTAACGAAAGTAAGCCGGAAACCCCGCGTCTGAACAATCACCCAACTTGAagcgaggaagatggcgtACCAAATCAGAGTAATACTAAAGCGATTATATGTAAAGAGGTTACGGCGACTCCGGATATTCAACCCAAGCGGCGGTAAGTCTCTTTGTCCTGTGGTTGTgaagtctggactctggactAGGACTAGGCCGACGATCGGCTTGTATTGTTGATCAGAGGTACCCGAACACGCAGGGCTAGGAGGCTCCAAAAAGAGGGAAACAAGGAGGGACAAAGGGGTCAAGAGAGGGGGATTCCGTGAATGTAAGAAGACAGCCGAGcaacagctgcagaatgCCTGGAGAGCGGCGGAGGGGGATCgggagggaagaaggagaaggcagTCTTATTTCTGGATGTCTGGGCAGGCTCTCTGTTGTCCGATCTCCTCCACTCCTGGCGATGTTTCAGCTTCGGGCTAAGACCGTCACGTGATGCCCCGATCGGGTGCTTTTCTTTGAGCTCCCTGGCAAGAATCGCCTGACAGCAGCTGGCATCTGTCAAAGGCGGCCCGACCAACACAAGAGGAGCTCTTCTCGGTGTTTTATCATTCTGAGTCCTCGCTCAAACACCAGTTGTATCCAGTCCAGATTGACCAGCACGGATGGGAGGCGATTTGTCAGGGCGCGCAATCTGAAACAATAACCTGTCGCGGCTGTCAGCTATGGGCGCCTCACGGCCTCTGTCTATTCTTGGGTCGCCCCTGTCTCGGCAGCTTCATATCTGGAACCATGGAAACGCCTGCGCCTATACATCTTCCCCTTTTCCAACCAGCATGCGATACAGATGTTACGTAGTACAGGTTTCGCGGgctccctcttcatcgtcgattGTTTTGTTGGACGTCCTTCAGTCTTGGTTGGAGGAACCAGTCCTTTGGGAGATGCGTGCGAATGTCTAATCTAACTTGGAGCAATACGTGGGACAACACCAAGCCGCCATTTCTTGGAGCGGTTGATGCGCATTGCCTCCTCCTTAATACACATGACCACTTTCTCACAGGCTCATATAGCTCAGTGCAGGCGAGCCGCGGTCTCTCCGCGGTCTGTGgatttaattattagaatcCCGCAAGGCCCATCAGCTCCCGTCTTCAGAGCATACAGTCACGATTCTGGAGGCATTAATTGTGCCCCCATGCATTTAAATAGCCATCAGCTCattaaataataatgattATTATGCTCATCACGCCACTGTAGATACAACAATAATAGGGAACTTTACAGGAACAAGGTGTGATTCAGGGATGACAATGTCTTGACTGGAGCGCGTTTTGCTTGGACAACCAGAACCTAGCAGTGTTACTGTCGATGTGAAACTGAATTAACCCAGCTGTTCTAGAAAAGATCCTTCGCATGTTCCCGCCAAGTTGGACTCCACGGGCCACGATCGAAGCCGCGCACGGGATCTTTTCATATCGATCCCCGCTGCCGCGGACTCCATCCCAAATGAAACCCCGAACAGCAACTCGGTGTAGTTTCTTggtttaatttattttatttcgAGAGGGCCCAACCAAGGACGCCCAGCAGTTCTACACTACTAGTGCAAGTTGCATTAATAAGTGAACCGCAAAAATTGtccagaagaggagaacACTGAACAACAGAattggagaaggaggaatgTTTTCATCGGTTCCCCTCTATCCGTACTTTGGTGttctgatgatgaggagaagcAATTGGGCCCCCATGCGTGCATTTCCTTCGCATACATAATACATATGTCAACTTAGAGTTGCGCACATGGTCTGAGAGTTTCCAGCAAGGCAGCATCTCCGCACCGGGTGGAGATGGCAACAGATGCACCGCACTCCAAATCTCGATGTTGTATGTCGGTCAACAGCTGGCCAAGCCGAGTGGGTATGCTGGTCATTGGGCCCTCCAGTTGCTTGGAAGGCTTGAAATCAAGCACGCCGTAGTATTCATCATTTTTGCAGCTGGAGTGAAGGCATTCCGCGGTCCAATGGAGTGCTTAAGATTGTTCATCAGCAGCTCAAAGAGCGAGTGGCTCGGTGCCTCAGGCGCCGATGTAATCTGTTTCCGGAAGTCACGTGGCACCCCCTCACCCCCCACAGTATTTTCCTTCCCCGCGCGCCTCAGTCCATCCGAAAGACATGCTCTACCCCAAGGCTATTCGCCATGGACGATGAGAGATCAAATTCGGGGAaagtgaagaagaagacaaacaCCGCCCATCGGAAATCGCTCTCCTGCGAATACTGTAACAGGTCCTTTGCCCGTCTCGAGCACCTTCAGCGCCACCTCCGCACCCGTTGAGTAACCCTGATTTTGCCCTCAGGAGGGCATTTGCTTTCGATGGCACGTCCCAGCTAACTTGTTGTCCCAGATACCAAGGAAAAGCCCTTTTCCTGCGATATATGCTCCAAGTCTTTTGCAAGGAGGTAAGTCACCTAGTGCCCTGATCAACGTCTGGCACCCACTAATTACGCATCTTTTCCCCTCGAAAAGCGACCTGCTTGTGCGACATGAGCGCCTAGTTCATCCAGCCGAGGCCGCAGCCAATCGAGAGAATCGAAACCATACCAATCACGATGTATCTCAAACGCCGTCTTCAATAGTGCAGCCCTCCCACCATGAATCTCGAATGCTAGAGCTAGCCGATGCCATTCCACTTCAGACCCAAGCagtccctcctccccctcctcctcccgaaGTCCAGGTCCAGCCTCCCTCTATCGTTGAAACGACCCATTTCAACCCGTCATGGGGATACGATCTAAATCTTCTATCCCATGCCGCAAGCCATGTCGCTCTTGAAGGGCAACAAGAGAGCCTTGACAGTCTTCGGAAACCTTCCCATAACatcgcgccgccgccgccgccaccgccgcagcagcagcagccactcTCCCATGTTCCGGAAAGAGGAATTACCGATAATTACGGCGTTGAGCCTTCAATTCTAGATCTCACTGATCTTGGCGATCCGGTGCAGGACTTCACGGTCTTCTTAGAAAGTGTCGGCCTCTCTTCAGACTGGGACTCTGGCATTTTCTCAAGTGTAGAAGAACCCTTGCTACCCACCACACTTCCAATGGAGACAAAACCTACGATCCGTGAAACTTCTAGGCTAGGGCCTGATATAATGAGTGATATGAGATCTACCAATGATGACCCACCATCGTTCTCTAATTTTGGTTCTCGGCTGCCCTCGCTTCAGCCAGAAGCTCATGAAGTTGACGATCGCCTAGGGTTTGGTGACGAAGGCCCACGGCCCGCCTGGGATATATCGAACGCGGATCGTCAGGTGTTTGTCTCTAAACTGGAAGAATTTGCCTATGTCCTCCCGAAGGGATTTGTGCCACCATCCAGGCATGCTCTATCTCGCTTTTTTGCTGGTTACATCAATGGCCTGAACGAGCATCTCCCTTTCATCCACGTCCCAACGCTGTCCATTGCAAAGTGCTCGCCCGAGCTTACACTTGCTTTGGCAGCTGCTGGGTCTCACTACCGTTTTGAAAATAACAGGGGAATTGATCTCTTCCACGCTGCAAAGGCGATCCTTCTAGAACGCTTGCAAAGAAGAGACAGTAAGCAGGTGCATTACCCCTCTTGGaatttcttctcccccgcGTCAAACTTCCATAATTCCCGTGGGTCATCCGCCACATCCAACAGTCCATACCAAAcccaccaacaccagccttATGTCCTATACCCAATTGACCCTTCAGGCTACCCCCCTGAGGATTCGTATGCCCACATGGAGGTCATTAAGACCTTCCTACTGCTCACGGTATTCGCTTCTTGGGAGCGACATCCTGAGCTCTTGCGGGAAATTCTGTCCCTTCAAAGCACGTTAGCCAGGCTCGTCCGAGAACATGGGCTCACCGAATCAACCATCGGGGTGGACCCAAACAATTGGGAAGAATGGGTCCGTCGAGAATGCAATAGACGCACGAAACTTATCGTTTACTGCTTCTTTAACCTCCACTCTATTATGTACAACATCCCTCCCTTGATATTGAATGCAGAGCTCAAGTTGAACATGCCGTGCTCGCACGAACTCTGGAAAGCGAACAACGCCGCACAGTGGCGTCGCCTCCTTCGCACCCGACATGGATCAGAGGTCGCTTTCCAAGATGCTTTCACAAGATTGTTCTACAAGGCGAACATCACGAGCACTGCGCCTATTTCACCTCTCGGCAATTATATCTTGATACATGCCCTTATCCAACAGATATTCTTCGCCCGTCAACTTTGTCTTTCTGCTCCAACTCTCCCTGGGACGAGCCTAAGGCCAGACGACTTGAACGCCCTAGACAGTTCTTTAGCATCTTGGAAAGCACTGTGGAAACGCACCCCTGAGTCAAGCATCGACCCGCAGAATCCAGCTGGGCCCATTGCTTTTACGTCTACCGCGCTATTAGGGCTTGCATACATTAGGTTACATGTTGACCTTGGGCCGTGTCGCCGCCTCGTGACTCAGGACCCAGTTCAAATTGCCAGAGCTCTCAATGAATCGCCGCCAATTGCACGAAGCCCACGTCTCATCATGGCGCTTTTGCACTCTGCGCACGCACTCTCGATCCCAGTACGCCTGGGTATAGACTTTGTGGCAAGAACTCATTCCTTTTTCTGGAGTATTCAGCATTCTCTTTGCAGCTTGGAATGTGCTTTCCTCTTAAGCCGATGGCTGCTTTCCATACCAGCAACGCAGGCAGAGCAAAGACTCTCTGAGCATGAGAGAAAACTGCTTTTATGGATCAAGAGCATGATGGACGAAACCGACATGGCTGTTGATCCAGCCGGGGCACCTGATGTTGATTTCATCGCGAATCCTTATAAGGCTAGGCAACTTAGCGTTGCTATCGTCCGCGTATGGGCAAGGACCTTCAAGGGAAACACAAGTTGGGCGATCGTTGACCTGGTCGGGCTAAGTTTAGATGCATACGCTGATCTCCTGGAATCTCAGATCTAGTGCCTATGGCATAGATTCTCAGGTTGCCTTGTGAGATTTGCATATATCAAAAAGGGTAGATGTATGCTTCCCATTAGCAGAGTATGCTCTACCATAGGGCCTAATGGGCAGCCATGGCGCTGTTCAATCAAAAGTTCGCCATATGCGGCGTCTTGATTAACGATGCTGGATTATACCCTCGTCTTTATGCTTCTTTATATCTTCGTCTGTATATAGGTATTCCTCATCCCAAGTACTAGTATTGCGTCTGTCTCTTTTACTTCGTTCTTCTTGCGCGGCGCGGGTCGGATTACGAGTTTATTTTATGTTTATTGCGGGATGAAttgcttctcctttcccGCTTCTACCTATTTCATTGTTCAAGATTGGATGAGGAATGACTTTTCTTGTATctcattattattctttattacgAGTCTCAAATGAATCTGCGTGGGTTTTCCGTCACAATCAGACCAATTGCCCGTAGTACTCCCGCTCAGCgacctctcttcttcacctgtTAAGCACACCTCATACTCTGCCGGAGTAACTCCCTCCCCTTCAGCAGCAACGGTGCCATCCTCAAAGGTGGGGGGAGGCTATCTAGAAATCCCGTATGCCCGACGCGGAACATCATAACTGGCAAAGTTCTGTTCCCCCAGTAGGGGGTCGATCACTGCTCCCTTCAAGCCTGGGTACTTAACTGGTTGCCATGTAGAAGAACATGGCCGATCTATTATTGTTCTCCGCTGCGTTCTGTCCACatccccagcaccaccaaaGTGTCCTAATGATAAAAGGGTTCTAAATCGCTCATTTCTTGTTCGAGAACTCCTCAATCATGGCCTCCAGGCGTTGTATCTGATTGTCGAAGCGCACCGCGCGGTTGACTCCTTCGTGCGGTTTGCCGTAACTGCGCATTCGTAACACTAGCCGGAACGAACCGCAGCGCGGACATGGATTTCTCGAGTTCCGCGATCTCCGCCTCGTCTGACCCGGATTCGGGTACAGAAGAAACCGGATTTGAATTTGAAGCCGGGATTGATTGTGAAATGGAGGTCTGCCGGTGTCGTAGCCGGCCTTCTtttggtgaagttggtgTACTAGATAAGCGCCGGCGATGGGTCTGCATTGACCGGAGCATTGATGTTTGCTTGTCTATACCATCATTGACGATGTAGAAGTTATATGTCTGTGACGGTGTTAGTTATTTTGCATTTCCGAGTGGTTGTGAACTTCAATTGGGAGGTAAGTAGGCACCTTAGGAAACATATGCTTGTCAATTAGATGCATTCGGCGTTTTTGGGGTGTAGAACATTTTCGCTCGCAGTTTTCGACGAAGCATCCGTACTTCATTTGTTGTTAGTAAAGTGCCTAAGAAAGGGGGCTTGAGATGAATACAGTTTTGTCCCCGCGGGCTCTCCTTGCAGCGACTAGAGAATCATGATTCTCCTCAATATGTAAGTTTAGAAAGAGGTCTGTGGGGAAGTTCCTCCCGCACTCGGTGCATCTGTTGACGTGGGCTTTATGATAGTGCACCTCGTAATCTTCGTatgaagggaaagagagaGTTTCTCTGTGAGGCGGGAGAGAGCAACGCATAGCTTCTTCAACAGGGGGGTCGGAAGGGGTATTTGAGAGATGTATTTTGGATGGAGCTGGTGTGGATGATATATAgtctggggaggaagatCTTGACCGACATTCTGATGACGGATCGATGGACGTAGATCTGGGCCGTTTGGCCATTTTTGAGGCAATTGCGGGGAAATATTGCTGGCGGGGTATATTTTGTCTGAAGGAATAGCAGCTTCTTGCCATGTATTTGTTCAATCCACTGGGTCTCGGGCTTTTTTGTAAGAGGATAAAGATCTGAGTCGAAGTGACGAACTCGGCTTAGCCAAGAGTTCTAGAAAGCGCAATCTCTCTTCCAATACAAGCCCAACAGCCACTGCTCCGTACAACAGACAGACTACATAGCATGCCACATTAGGCGAATATTTTAAACTCGAGGTTTATCATCAAGTATGTGTCTGTGAGGCTCTGTGCTTACTACTCGAGcataaatatttagttaaCTTTATCAAGTACGGAGGACTAGGTCGATATATATGTCTTCCTTTCGCATCCTCAACCGCGACAATTCTCGACAACAATATATTGGATAATATCCGGAGGATCTCAAGGCTTAACAGCACCATTAACCATTAACTTTAATTCATATAAATGAACGCAAAGGTGAAGATACTCGTGAGCACCGACGGAGCACACCAGCCACAGCTGGCCACCCAATCAGCGCTTGAGGAGCCACGAGAGTCACTGGACTGCATCCACCGTGAATCTCCAGAATTAAGGTACTGCGATTTTCCGTCAACTGTCAACGAGCGGCGGCCTCATTCTCCGCGTCTCGCTCGCCGTCCTCTCGCATCAGGGCTcatcatcccattcct
Above is a window of Aspergillus puulaauensis MK2 DNA, chromosome 2, nearly complete sequence DNA encoding:
- a CDS encoding uncharacterized protein (COG:K;~EggNog:ENOG410PFYS;~InterPro:IPR036236,IPR007219,IPR013087;~PFAM:PF13894,PF04082,PF00096;~go_function: GO:0003677 - DNA binding [Evidence IEA];~go_function: GO:0008270 - zinc ion binding [Evidence IEA];~go_process: GO:0006351 - transcription, DNA-templated [Evidence IEA]) gives rise to the protein MDDERSNSGKVKKKTNTAHRKSLSCEYCNRSFARLEHLQRHLRTHTKEKPFSCDICSKSFARSDLLVRHERLVHPAEAAANRENRNHTNHDVSQTPSSIVQPSHHESRMLELADAIPLQTQAVPPPPPPPEVQVQPPSIVETTHFNPSWGYDLNLLSHAASHVALEGQQESLDSLRKPSHNIAPPPPPPPQQQQPLSHVPERGITDNYGVEPSILDLTDLGDPVQDFTVFLESVGLSSDWDSGIFSSVEEPLLPTTLPMETKPTIRETSRLGPDIMSDMRSTNDDPPSFSNFGSRLPSLQPEAHEVDDRLGFGDEGPRPAWDISNADRQVFVSKLEEFAYVLPKGFVPPSRHALSRFFAGYINGLNEHLPFIHVPTLSIAKCSPELTLALAAAGSHYRFENNRGIDLFHAAKAILLERLQRRDSKQVHYPSWNFFSPASNFHNSRGSSATSNSPYQTHQHQPYVLYPIDPSGYPPEDSYAHMEVIKTFLLLTVFASWERHPELLREILSLQSTLARLVREHGLTESTIGVDPNNWEEWVRRECNRRTKLIVYCFFNLHSIMYNIPPLILNAELKLNMPCSHELWKANNAAQWRRLLRTRHGSEVAFQDAFTRLFYKANITSTAPISPLGNYILIHALIQQIFFARQLCLSAPTLPGTSLRPDDLNALDSSLASWKALWKRTPESSIDPQNPAGPIAFTSTALLGLAYIRLHVDLGPCRRLVTQDPVQIARALNESPPIARSPRLIMALLHSAHALSIPVRLGIDFVARTHSFFWSIQHSLCSLECAFLLSRWLLSIPATQAEQRLSEHERKLLLWIKSMMDETDMAVDPAGAPDVDFIANPYKARQLSVAIVRVWARTFKGNTSWAIVDLVGLSLDAYADLLESQI
- a CDS encoding uncharacterized protein (COG:U;~EggNog:ENOG410PQTV;~InterPro:IPR039258,IPR013087) — protein: MARSCYSFRQNIPRQQYFPAIASKMAKRPRSTSIDPSSECRSRSSSPDYISSTPAPSKIHLSNTPSDPPVEEAMRCSLPPHRETLSFPSYEDYEVHYHKAHVNRCTECGRNFPTDLFLNLHIEENHDSLVAARRARGDKTYGCFVENCERKCSTPQKRRMHLIDKHMFPKTYNFYIVNDGIDKQTSMLRSMQTHRRRLSSTPTSPKEGRLRHRQTSISQSIPASNSNPVSSVPESGSDEAEIAELEKSMSALRFVPASVTNAQLRQTARRSQPRGALRQSDTTPGGHD